The Bacteroidota bacterium genomic sequence AAATAAGAGCCTGAATGATGATCGCAACGGAAACAGAAAGAGTGGCTACCCAAGGCCCGAAAAGCAGTGCAATGAGTGCTGCGCCTACCGCGTGGCCTGATGTCCCGCCCGGAATAGGAATGTTGAACATCATAATCAGAAATGAAAAAGCTGCCGACATTCCCAAAAAGGGTATCATCTTTGTCGAAAGTTTCTTTTTTATCTTTTTTATGCCCACGGCAATTATCCCTATAAAGGCAACATAAAAAGGGATATACGTTTGCGGGCTGAGGTATCCGTCTGGAATGTGCATTTCTATTCTTGTTTTGAATGTCTTCTAATATTAAATTTTACTCTGCTAACATGACTTTTTGACACGGGATAAAGCTTTTGGATTATATTGTTACTGATTTGTCGCACTCTTCAGGGTTATTATTGCTGTGATCATGATGGGGAATTAAGATAAACCGGCATCATAAGACTAATCGGCCTGGCTCATGACCAATTTTCCGTATTTGATTCCTTTAATGCTGATTAATAAATCTGACAGTTCGGTCAGCGTGTGGGCCGGCCCTTTGATGGAAACTATCTCCATGCAATTGCCCTCATCCAGGTGAAAATGCTGGGTCGCCAGGATGACTTCATGAAAATCATGCTGTATGTCAGTTAGTTTGGTCGAAAGATCCTTTTTGTGATGGTTGTATAGCAATACGATAGCTCCTGCTACAATCCTGTCGCACTGCC encodes the following:
- the nikR gene encoding nickel-responsive transcriptional regulator NikR; the protein is MAISRFGVSLEENLLTALDNFVKENKFANRSQALRYLIEKNLVEKKWQCDRIVAGAIVLLYNHHKKDLSTKLTDIQHDFHEVILATQHFHLDEGNCMEIVSIKGPAHTLTELSDLLISIKGIKYGKLVMSQAD